The following are encoded together in the Anaerolineae bacterium genome:
- a CDS encoding response regulator, producing the protein MSSPLILVAEDEKDIRELVVFSLQISGFNVVEAPNGEEAVKKAVEVEPDLILMDVRMPKMTGYEACKALKEHESTSDIPVVFLSAKGQEAEINAGLELGAVEYLLKPFAPDELSAKVNQILTKHGKM; encoded by the coding sequence ATGAGCAGTCCCTTAATCCTGGTAGCTGAAGATGAAAAGGATATAAGAGAATTAGTTGTTTTTTCTTTGCAAATCAGCGGTTTTAATGTGGTTGAAGCGCCCAACGGCGAGGAAGCCGTTAAAAAGGCGGTTGAAGTAGAACCGGATCTAATTTTGATGGACGTGCGCATGCCCAAAATGACCGGGTATGAAGCCTGCAAGGCCTTGAAAGAACATGAAAGTACCAGCGATATTCCCGTTGTGTTTTTATCGGCCAAGGGGCAAGAAGCGGAAATCAACGCCGGCCTGGAATTGGGCGCGGTGGAGTATTTGCTCAAACCCTTTGCCCCGGATGAGTTATCGGCCAAAGTCAACCAGATTTTAACCAAACATGGCAAAATGTAA
- a CDS encoding alpha/beta hydrolase, with the protein MSAVVIDGRIVHYEAFGRGWPLLFLHGWLGSWRYWMSTMEAMSDKHRTYALDLWGFGDSDKTGSRYSVPDYVALIDNFVENMGIREAPIIGHALGATVALEYAVRYPDRVKKIMAVSLPIGAESINRNLVDFANNSVMAKMRWWRQITYKEVQTEAEKAGQEAVSVSLQSAAQTDIPSRIQSIGQFKDSMLLVVYGEKDDLIDPAPSRELDGQWDNVRPIGLSESKHFPMLDEAAKFTRLLKDFLDVQDDLSVLELKEEWRRRTR; encoded by the coding sequence ATGAGCGCCGTTGTAATTGATGGTAGAATTGTACATTATGAAGCCTTTGGGCGGGGCTGGCCCCTGTTGTTTTTGCATGGCTGGCTAGGCTCGTGGCGTTACTGGATGTCTACCATGGAAGCAATGTCGGACAAACATCGCACTTACGCCCTGGATTTGTGGGGTTTTGGCGATTCCGATAAAACCGGTTCCCGTTATAGTGTGCCGGATTACGTGGCTTTGATTGATAATTTTGTAGAAAATATGGGTATCCGCGAAGCCCCCATTATTGGCCATGCCCTGGGGGCCACCGTGGCCCTGGAATATGCGGTGCGCTATCCAGACCGGGTCAAAAAGATTATGGCCGTTAGCCTGCCCATAGGGGCCGAAAGTATCAATCGCAATTTGGTTGATTTTGCCAACAATTCGGTGATGGCCAAAATGCGCTGGTGGCGACAGATTACCTACAAGGAAGTGCAAACCGAAGCCGAAAAAGCCGGCCAGGAAGCCGTGAGCGTTAGCCTTCAGTCGGCGGCCCAAACCGATATTCCCAGCCGAATTCAGAGCATTGGCCAATTCAAAGATTCAATGCTGCTGGTTGTTTACGGCGAAAAAGATGATCTGATTGATCCGGCTCCCAGCCGGGAACTGGACGGCCAATGGGACAACGTGCGGCCCATCGGCCTATCAGAATCAAAACATTTTCCCATGCTGGATGAAGCGGCCAAATTCACCCGCCTGCTCAAAGATTTTCTTGACGTGCAAGACGATTTATCTGTTTTGGAATTAAAAGAGGAGTGGCGTCGCCGCACGCGCTGA
- a CDS encoding 4-vinyl reductase yields MSNATVRVLLDAVEEVMGENGTKAVLNAGGLKDLIDNYPPKDLEMARQFSEYGAIQQAVEDFYGPRGARAMLLRIGRATFRFGLKDQPAILGLAGIALKAIPEQKRMKLILERMASAATDRINQPSHVREEDDAFYYIQDECPCRWRPQHDRPCCYVSVGAIMEAMAWTTGKVYKVEEVACIANGASNCVYRIPKESAEEE; encoded by the coding sequence ATGTCTAATGCAACCGTTCGGGTGTTATTGGATGCAGTAGAGGAAGTAATGGGAGAAAACGGCACCAAAGCGGTGTTAAATGCCGGAGGCTTAAAGGACCTGATTGACAATTATCCCCCCAAAGACCTGGAAATGGCTCGCCAATTTTCTGAGTATGGGGCCATCCAACAAGCGGTGGAAGATTTTTATGGGCCGCGAGGCGCGCGCGCAATGCTGCTGCGCATTGGCCGGGCCACCTTTCGTTTTGGCTTAAAAGACCAGCCCGCCATTTTGGGACTGGCCGGCATTGCCTTAAAAGCTATCCCCGAACAGAAACGAATGAAACTGATCCTGGAAAGAATGGCCTCCGCCGCCACCGACCGGATCAATCAACCCAGCCACGTGCGCGAGGAAGACGACGCCTTTTATTACATCCAGGATGAATGTCCCTGCCGCTGGCGGCCCCAACACGATAGGCCCTGTTGTTACGTGAGTGTGGGGGCCATTATGGAAGCTATGGCCTGGACCACGGGCAAGGTCTACAAGGTAGAAGAAGTAGCTTGTATTGCTAACGGAGCTTCTAACTGTGTTTACCGCATTCCCAAAGAATCTGCTGAAGAGGAGTAG
- a CDS encoding polysaccharide biosynthesis protein yields MDNFAFIIHPVHPKRDVQRKYPLLGKLLPEPAIHYFSQFFPPVYISHITGITSAATGKEIEGWFIACPFTPKQMISLPPETVYKKVIATGKLAQKLGAKILGLGGFTSVVGDAGITIAQHLEIPVTTGDSYTIATAVEATLKAARRMNIDPAGATAAVVGATGSIGRVCAQLLARRVPEVILIGRRLDALKQVQTLVAAQSQARVKVSTNMQDLQQAEMVLTVTNAIKTVIEPHHLKSGAVVCDVARPRDVSRRVIEERNDVLVVEGGMVRVPGPVNFNFDFGFPPGMAYACMAETITLALAGCYQSYTLGKNIKLEQVETMAAMAGQHGFEVSGFRSFELPVTDEQIAQIRQNTVQKQARLKWASS; encoded by the coding sequence ATGGACAATTTTGCCTTTATCATTCATCCGGTTCACCCCAAACGAGACGTGCAGCGTAAGTACCCGTTGTTGGGCAAACTACTGCCGGAACCGGCCATTCACTACTTTTCCCAATTCTTTCCCCCGGTTTATATTTCTCACATTACCGGCATCACCTCCGCAGCCACCGGCAAAGAAATAGAAGGCTGGTTTATTGCCTGTCCCTTTACCCCCAAACAAATGATCTCGCTGCCCCCGGAAACCGTTTACAAAAAGGTGATTGCCACCGGAAAATTGGCCCAAAAACTGGGAGCCAAAATATTGGGGCTGGGCGGGTTCACCTCGGTGGTGGGTGACGCCGGAATAACCATTGCCCAACACCTTGAAATTCCCGTAACCACGGGCGATAGTTACACCATTGCTACCGCCGTGGAAGCCACCCTCAAAGCGGCCCGGCGCATGAACATTGATCCCGCCGGGGCCACGGCGGCGGTGGTGGGCGCCACGGGTTCCATTGGCCGGGTGTGCGCGCAATTGTTGGCCCGCCGGGTGCCGGAAGTGATCCTCATTGGCCGCCGGCTAGATGCCTTAAAGCAGGTGCAAACCCTGGTCGCGGCCCAGAGCCAGGCCCGCGTTAAAGTGAGCACCAACATGCAAGATCTTCAACAAGCCGAGATGGTGCTGACCGTAACCAACGCCATTAAAACCGTTATTGAACCGCACCATCTCAAAAGTGGGGCCGTAGTGTGTGATGTGGCCCGGCCCAGGGATGTGTCGCGCCGGGTGATTGAAGAACGCAACGATGTGCTGGTGGTAGAAGGGGGCATGGTGAGAGTGCCGGGGCCGGTTAATTTTAATTTTGATTTTGGCTTTCCGCCCGGTATGGCCTATGCCTGCATGGCCGAAACCATAACCCTGGCCCTGGCCGGTTGTTATCAAAGTTACACGCTGGGCAAGAATATAAAATTAGAACAGGTAGAAACCATGGCCGCAATGGCCGGTCAACATGGGTTTGAAGTAAGCGGCTTTCGCAGTTTTGAATTGCCGGTAACAGACGAGCAAATTGCCCAGATCAGGCAAAATACGGTGCAAAAACAGGCTCGTTTAAAGTGGGCCAGCTCGTAA
- a CDS encoding response regulator: MGKGRILVVEDDIDISKMLRIYFDSQGYEVLVANRGNDALEMCQTKLPNVVVLDIQLPDIDGYEICRILRSNTRTSYVPIIFLTQKDERSDKIAGLELGADDYITKPFDIEELKLRVEGAIRRSQREALTHPVTNLPAGKLIEEQLKRVKDSTEPWLFLYFGIRYINAFKEIAGPLQVNEVLVFLADIMREVVNEQGSLNDFIGQASDNDFIVITTPAKASTICHMVTQRFNKESDVFYPFPIREAGKVTYEDIDGQAHESPLMELAVGAVSSQDGPFADIVQITEDAAENRRRNSGCPK; the protein is encoded by the coding sequence ATGGGTAAAGGCCGTATCCTGGTGGTAGAAGACGACATTGATATTTCCAAAATGTTGCGCATCTATTTCGACTCGCAAGGGTATGAGGTGTTGGTGGCCAACCGGGGTAACGATGCCCTGGAGATGTGTCAAACCAAATTGCCCAACGTGGTGGTGTTGGATATCCAGTTGCCGGATATTGACGGTTATGAAATATGTCGCATCTTGCGCAGTAATACCCGCACCAGCTACGTGCCCATTATCTTTCTTACCCAGAAAGATGAGCGTAGCGATAAAATTGCCGGGCTGGAACTGGGCGCCGATGATTACATCACCAAACCGTTTGACATTGAGGAACTCAAATTGCGGGTTGAGGGCGCCATTCGCCGCTCGCAGCGTGAAGCGCTTACCCACCCGGTCACCAATTTGCCGGCCGGCAAACTCATCGAGGAGCAACTCAAAAGAGTAAAAGACTCAACCGAACCCTGGCTTTTCCTTTACTTTGGCATCCGCTATATCAACGCTTTTAAAGAAATAGCCGGCCCTCTCCAGGTTAATGAAGTTTTGGTTTTCCTGGCTGATATTATGCGGGAAGTGGTCAACGAACAAGGCTCCTTAAACGATTTTATCGGCCAGGCGTCTGATAATGATTTTATTGTCATTACCACGCCTGCAAAAGCCTCAACCATTTGTCACATGGTCACCCAACGGTTTAACAAAGAAAGCGATGTCTTTTATCCCTTCCCCATCCGGGAAGCCGGGAAAGTGACCTACGAGGATATTGACGGCCAGGCCCACGAATCACCTTTAATGGAGTTGGCCGTTGGCGCGGTCTCAAGCCAAGATGGCCCATTTGCCGATATTGTGCAAATTACCGAAGACGCGGCAGAAAACCGGCGGCGTAATTCTGGTTGTCCAAAATAG
- a CDS encoding GAF domain-containing protein — translation MSSNELSARVDQLSHLPGDTKKTLSNLGDSPEQNTSAPPSPKADLNQALIIVNQIGQALTTSLHLLDTSSICHAVLDSPQLKELFPFDAAEICLWDDQTDTLTAKLRVPEDQPDLQAYDRTYQPHEGYTGWLATHQAPLLINDTRQNSKVTPKMGLDNFPYRSLMGMPLKAGLKFLGTLELAAAPVGAYSQQHLILLEVVANQMAIALDHARLFYATQHKVSELSLLFDASRELSATLSYDELLHSLTRQMIKAFPADDCAIFEFDEATSALNLVHQYRDTAPATAAVFPGLSKETFARALATIPLWENLLKKQVPLIIRTDDPLANLAEVDLLKECQCGTMVGIPLTSRDKMTGLLALFSVDAQAFTDDQILLAQSLAGQANIMMENARLFSLTDQRLQRRIDELAGLQRVSRELNSTLDLDIILDLVLAEALRVTRADLGQVNLYDPRTGKLTAHKEQGGTGGSIPPANEASPVGQKIMERALDTGQSILISDVRENEDTQGFGAHTHSRVVVPIYYGSEPAGVINLESNRRHGFTQNQLRYLEALSNQAAVAIGNAQAYEEQRLEREQAGRRIDQLSRLAEISHIFRTNRPLYEVLEDIAYAIIESVGYRVVLISLVADEPPALSLEVGAGIPIAEFRAFRQAIGPQPLAHLPKIMLADFCLSRSYFIPVERKEVWQGKLDISYLARQASPENMVKPDNGLAWQAGDVLFVPLTDVENNIIGLLTVEDPDSGLRPGISSVETLEIFANHAATAIENARLFEREQQRRRLADTLRGVAEAISSKLEFDELLNIVLRELANVLAYDIASVYRLEEDQLVAVGGRAWEHSRQMLEISFSMMDVNPHRLVIETQEPVLVKDARRQYPQVFAKPPYNRVKSWLGVPLTYGANILGLMSLGSAKADVFSQEDAGVVLAFANQVAVAMQNARLFDEARQQVRQLAALTEVAQSLNRALDLNEVLNLVLDAVFDLAGCEQGTIWLVDNYTNTVKIANTKNISDFMVELVNESAISVNSEPFAPVIQSGDVRVVERSVTKKDDIAHYGLPFPDDVTYVPLKTEQGVIGILALETVIHHKNMLQLVTTLADLAAIAIDNTRLLENTRQRANEMQRLYNLGVEVSGMLEVQQVMHSVIETTITLTDTQLGVILYWEEETQQYLVDSATTAEKLRSKLTFDRLEAAANNSGTSLWYEVTQQVMADEAPVNVNLSPQLSEPSALNHLEAQPPPDLPAEHARALGVRAMLGVPIKVQNQANGAIFVGSLEARNFNDYDLQLLSFVANQAAVAIRNAQLVQRLNRFTEELEQRVAQRTEELAQTLLDLTEERDRVEALYQITREISASLDLDRILTQALSLINRAVGISHGSILLTSQETGGLVYRAALGRDTPLPKGAEAQTELDYILAQQVVGMHQPQIIADLSAELEAEIQPKPLEHGSAMAVPLITGEEVVGALLLFHPDVDYFTEDHLKLVMAATSQVATAINNAELYRLITDQADRLGVMLRLQASEAAKNEAILRGITDGVLVLDASRNIVLLNPKAAEILEIDPTVAENQPLGQILGQSASAAALELTQRFYDNLLKALDELQAGRPSAEFRLDVEQKAVVVTLAPVALGGEERPSIVTVLRDISKEAEIERMKNEFISTVSHELRTPLTSIKGYADLLVSSNAAARLGELNPMQRRFVEVIQSNTNRLAHLVNDILEISRIETGRVKLDLEALDLVSLIQEVAISFEGQLVQKPMNFSLDVPDSLPPVYADKARVVQILVNLIGNAWRYTPAGKDIIVRAQVKDDRFVQIDVEDTGIGIVEKDLAYIFERFYRSERGEVEMVDGTGLGLSITKSFVEMLGGKIWVESQVDVGSTFSFTLPLEAARDILAAEAAQPDQAQVLLIEDDPAVVQMLKPRLEEKGYWVVVKSKGPAALEFARNSSQTLRVIMLDILLPETNGFELLTQFKKNKATADIPIFLTALFVNQEDQALGLEIIDYISTSYAETQISEIVGLALNHSKTLQADNGQEVLPQDHVLIVNDNTETASWLKETLHNCGCFVQRAFNSQQAIDIAASKPDLILADANMPGIEGGTLIAQLRRTPETKEIPIIAITESAAPDDTLKIWPIGGRFFTADTLVAEIMQIEHNSKRDK, via the coding sequence GTGAGTAGTAATGAATTATCAGCCCGGGTTGATCAATTGAGTCATTTGCCAGGCGATACCAAAAAAACTTTATCAAATTTGGGCGACTCGCCTGAACAGAATACGTCTGCGCCCCCTTCCCCAAAGGCAGATTTAAACCAGGCATTAATCATTGTCAACCAAATTGGCCAAGCCCTGACCACCTCTCTTCACCTGTTAGATACTTCCTCTATTTGCCACGCCGTGCTTGACAGTCCGCAGTTAAAGGAACTATTTCCGTTTGACGCGGCGGAAATATGCCTGTGGGACGATCAAACGGATACGTTGACCGCCAAATTGCGCGTGCCGGAAGACCAGCCCGACCTTCAAGCTTACGACCGCACCTATCAGCCGCACGAAGGTTACACCGGCTGGCTGGCCACCCACCAAGCTCCCCTGCTGATTAACGATACCCGGCAGAACTCTAAAGTTACGCCCAAGATGGGCCTGGATAATTTCCCCTATCGTTCCTTAATGGGCATGCCGCTGAAGGCGGGCCTGAAGTTTTTGGGAACCTTGGAATTGGCCGCTGCGCCGGTTGGGGCTTACAGCCAACAACACTTGATTCTGCTGGAGGTTGTGGCCAATCAAATGGCCATTGCCCTGGACCATGCTCGCCTGTTTTATGCCACCCAGCATAAAGTCTCCGAGTTATCCCTGCTGTTTGATGCCAGCCGCGAGTTGTCGGCCACCCTGTCTTATGATGAACTGCTGCACAGTTTAACCCGGCAAATGATTAAAGCCTTTCCCGCCGACGACTGCGCCATTTTTGAGTTTGACGAAGCAACCAGCGCCTTGAATTTAGTGCATCAATATCGCGATACTGCCCCCGCTACAGCCGCTGTGTTCCCCGGCCTTAGTAAAGAAACCTTTGCCCGCGCCCTGGCCACCATCCCGCTTTGGGAAAATTTGTTAAAAAAACAGGTGCCCCTCATCATTCGCACCGATGACCCCCTGGCTAATTTGGCCGAGGTAGATTTGCTTAAAGAATGTCAATGTGGCACGATGGTGGGCATCCCCTTAACCAGCCGCGATAAAATGACCGGCTTGTTGGCCCTCTTTTCGGTTGATGCCCAGGCTTTCACCGACGATCAAATTCTCCTGGCGCAATCGCTGGCCGGCCAGGCCAACATAATGATGGAAAATGCCCGTCTCTTTAGCCTGACCGACCAGCGGTTACAACGGCGCATTGACGAACTGGCCGGCTTGCAGCGGGTTAGCCGCGAGTTAAACAGCACCCTTGATCTGGACATAATTTTAGATCTGGTTTTGGCCGAGGCCTTGCGGGTGACCCGGGCCGATTTGGGGCAAGTCAATCTATACGACCCCCGGACCGGTAAACTGACGGCGCACAAAGAACAAGGTGGAACTGGCGGCTCTATCCCGCCGGCAAACGAAGCATCACCCGTTGGCCAAAAAATTATGGAACGCGCCCTGGATACGGGGCAGTCAATTTTAATTTCTGATGTACGGGAGAATGAGGATACCCAGGGTTTTGGCGCCCATACCCATTCCCGGGTGGTGGTGCCCATTTACTATGGCAGCGAGCCGGCCGGCGTGATCAACCTGGAAAGCAACCGGCGGCATGGCTTTACCCAAAACCAACTCCGTTACCTGGAGGCGCTATCTAACCAGGCGGCGGTGGCCATTGGCAATGCCCAGGCGTATGAGGAACAGCGGCTTGAACGCGAGCAGGCCGGCCGGCGCATTGACCAACTCTCCCGCCTGGCCGAAATTAGCCATATCTTCCGCACCAACCGGCCCCTGTACGAAGTGCTGGAAGACATTGCCTATGCCATTATTGAGTCCGTAGGCTACCGGGTGGTGCTCATTAGCTTGGTGGCGGACGAGCCGCCCGCGCTTTCTCTTGAGGTGGGAGCCGGTATTCCGATTGCCGAATTTCGGGCGTTTCGCCAGGCAATAGGCCCACAGCCTTTGGCCCATTTGCCAAAAATTATGCTGGCCGACTTTTGCTTGAGCCGGTCTTACTTTATCCCCGTTGAGCGCAAAGAAGTGTGGCAGGGCAAATTGGATATTTCCTACCTGGCCCGGCAAGCCTCCCCTGAAAATATGGTTAAACCGGACAATGGCCTGGCCTGGCAGGCCGGCGATGTTTTATTTGTGCCTTTGACCGATGTGGAAAACAACATCATTGGTTTGCTTACCGTTGAGGACCCCGACTCCGGGTTGCGGCCCGGTATTTCGTCGGTGGAAACGCTGGAAATTTTTGCCAATCATGCGGCCACGGCTATTGAGAATGCCCGCCTGTTTGAGCGCGAGCAGCAGCGCCGCCGGTTGGCCGATACGCTGCGCGGCGTGGCCGAAGCAATTAGTTCCAAGCTTGAGTTTGATGAATTATTGAATATTGTATTGCGCGAACTGGCCAATGTTTTGGCCTACGATATCGCCTCAGTGTATCGGCTGGAAGAGGACCAATTGGTGGCGGTTGGCGGGCGAGCCTGGGAGCACAGCCGGCAGATGTTGGAGATTTCTTTTTCAATGATGGACGTCAACCCCCATCGGCTGGTTATTGAAACGCAAGAGCCGGTGTTGGTTAAGGATGCTCGCCGGCAATATCCCCAGGTTTTTGCCAAACCGCCTTATAATCGGGTAAAAAGTTGGTTGGGCGTTCCCCTCACTTATGGAGCCAATATCTTGGGGTTGATGTCGCTGGGCAGCGCCAAGGCAGACGTTTTTAGCCAGGAAGATGCGGGGGTAGTGTTGGCCTTTGCCAACCAGGTGGCGGTGGCTATGCAAAACGCGCGCCTGTTTGACGAGGCCCGCCAGCAGGTGCGCCAACTGGCGGCGCTGACGGAAGTGGCCCAATCACTGAACCGGGCCTTGGACCTGAACGAAGTATTGAACCTGGTGCTTGACGCCGTTTTTGACCTGGCAGGCTGCGAGCAGGGCACCATTTGGTTGGTGGATAATTATACCAATACGGTTAAAATTGCCAATACCAAAAACATCTCAGATTTTATGGTTGAGCTGGTCAACGAAAGCGCCATCTCGGTCAATTCCGAACCCTTTGCCCCAGTCATCCAGTCCGGCGACGTGCGGGTGGTTGAACGCAGCGTAACCAAAAAAGACGATATTGCTCATTATGGCCTGCCTTTCCCGGATGATGTTACCTACGTGCCCTTAAAAACGGAGCAAGGCGTGATTGGTATTTTGGCCCTGGAAACCGTTATTCACCATAAAAACATGCTCCAGTTGGTCACTACCCTGGCCGACCTGGCCGCCATTGCCATTGACAATACCCGCCTGCTGGAAAACACCCGCCAGCGGGCCAATGAGATGCAACGCCTTTACAATTTGGGGGTTGAAGTAAGCGGCATGCTGGAAGTGCAGCAAGTGATGCATTCCGTGATAGAAACTACTATCACCCTCACCGATACCCAGCTTGGCGTAATTTTGTATTGGGAAGAAGAAACGCAGCAATACCTGGTTGATAGCGCCACCACGGCTGAAAAATTGCGTTCCAAACTCACCTTTGACCGTCTGGAAGCCGCCGCCAACAACAGTGGCACGTCCTTGTGGTATGAGGTCACCCAACAGGTGATGGCCGACGAAGCGCCGGTCAATGTGAATCTGTCGCCCCAGTTAAGCGAGCCATCTGCCTTGAACCATCTGGAGGCGCAACCGCCCCCGGACCTGCCGGCCGAACACGCTCGGGCGTTGGGGGTAAGGGCCATGTTGGGCGTGCCCATCAAGGTGCAAAACCAGGCCAATGGCGCTATTTTTGTGGGCAGCCTTGAAGCGCGAAACTTTAATGATTACGACCTCCAATTGTTGTCGTTTGTGGCCAACCAGGCAGCCGTGGCCATTCGCAACGCTCAACTGGTGCAACGTTTGAATCGGTTTACCGAGGAGTTGGAGCAGCGGGTGGCCCAACGCACCGAAGAACTGGCCCAAACTCTGTTAGACTTAACCGAGGAGCGCGACCGGGTGGAAGCCCTGTACCAGATTACGCGCGAGATTTCGGCCAGCCTGGACCTGGACAGAATATTGACCCAGGCGCTCAGCCTGATCAACCGGGCCGTAGGCATTTCGCACGGTTCCATCCTGCTTACCAGTCAAGAGACAGGCGGCCTGGTTTACCGGGCTGCCCTGGGCCGGGACACGCCCTTACCCAAAGGCGCTGAAGCCCAAACCGAGCTGGATTATATCTTGGCCCAGCAAGTGGTTGGAATGCACCAGCCCCAAATTATTGCCGATTTATCCGCAGAGTTGGAAGCTGAAATCCAACCGAAACCCCTTGAACACGGTTCGGCTATGGCCGTGCCGTTGATTACGGGCGAAGAGGTGGTGGGGGCGTTGTTGCTCTTCCACCCCGACGTTGATTACTTTACCGAGGACCATCTTAAATTGGTTATGGCGGCCACTTCGCAAGTGGCCACCGCCATAAATAATGCAGAGTTGTATCGGCTGATCACGGACCAGGCCGACCGTTTGGGCGTGATGCTCCGGCTGCAAGCGTCGGAAGCGGCTAAAAACGAGGCTATTTTGCGGGGTATTACCGACGGCGTGCTGGTGCTGGATGCCAGCCGCAACATTGTGCTACTCAATCCCAAAGCGGCTGAAATCTTGGAGATTGACCCTACCGTCGCCGAAAATCAACCACTCGGCCAGATTTTAGGGCAGTCCGCCTCGGCGGCAGCCCTGGAATTGACGCAGCGTTTTTATGACAACCTGCTCAAAGCGCTGGACGAACTACAAGCCGGCCGGCCCTCGGCCGAGTTTCGCCTGGATGTTGAGCAAAAAGCAGTGGTTGTCACCCTGGCCCCGGTAGCCCTGGGCGGCGAAGAACGGCCCAGTATTGTTACCGTATTGCGCGACATCAGCAAAGAAGCAGAAATTGAGCGCATGAAAAACGAATTTATCTCTACCGTTTCCCATGAATTGCGCACTCCGCTCACTTCAATTAAGGGCTATGCTGATTTGCTGGTTTCCTCTAACGCTGCCGCCCGGCTGGGCGAACTCAATCCGATGCAGCGCCGTTTTGTAGAGGTTATTCAATCCAATACCAATCGCCTGGCTCACCTGGTGAATGATATTCTGGAAATTTCTCGCATTGAAACCGGCCGGGTTAAGCTGGACCTGGAGGCCCTGGACCTGGTCAGTCTTATCCAGGAGGTCGCTATTTCCTTTGAAGGACAACTCGTGCAAAAACCGATGAACTTTTCTTTGGATGTGCCCGATTCCTTGCCCCCGGTGTATGCCGATAAAGCCAGGGTGGTGCAGATATTGGTCAACCTGATTGGTAACGCCTGGCGTTATACTCCCGCAGGCAAAGACATTATTGTGCGCGCCCAGGTTAAAGACGACCGGTTTGTGCAGATAGATGTGGAAGACACCGGCATTGGCATTGTGGAAAAAGACCTGGCGTACATTTTTGAGCGGTTTTATCGTTCTGAGCGGGGAGAAGTGGAGATGGTGGATGGCACCGGCCTGGGCCTGTCCATTACCAAAAGTTTTGTGGAGATGTTGGGCGGCAAAATTTGGGTGGAAAGCCAGGTGGATGTTGGTTCTACCTTCAGCTTTACCTTGCCCCTGGAAGCGGCCAGGGATATTTTGGCCGCAGAGGCCGCCCAACCTGACCAGGCGCAGGTATTGCTAATTGAAGACGACCCGGCGGTGGTACAGATGTTGAAGCCCCGTTTGGAAGAAAAAGGTTACTGGGTAGTGGTCAAAAGCAAAGGACCGGCTGCTTTAGAATTTGCCCGTAACTCAAGCCAAACCTTGAGGGTGATAATGTTAGATATTCTTTTGCCGGAAACCAATGGGTTTGAGTTACTAACGCAGTTCAAAAAAAACAAAGCCACCGCCGATATTCCTATTTTTTTAACGGCCTTGTTTGTAAATCAAGAGGATCAGGCTTTGGGTTTGGAGATTATTGATTACATTTCAACCTCTTATGCCGAAACCCAAATATCGGAAATTGTGGGGCTGGCCCTCAACCACTCCAAAACCTTACAGGCCGACAACGGCCAGGAAGTTTTACCCCAGGACCACGTGTTGATTGTGAACGATAACACCGAAACGGCCAGTTGGCTCAAAGAAACACTCCATAATTGCGGCTGTTTTGTGCAGCGAGCCTTTAACAGCCAGCAGGCCATAGATATAGCCGCCAGTAAACCCGATTTGATTTTGGCCGATGCCAACATGCCCGGCATTGAGGGCGGAACACTTATTGCCCAACTTCGCCGTACGCCCGAAACAAAAGAGATACCCATTATTGCCATTACCGAGAGCGCGGCGCCGGACGATACGCTGAAAATATGGCCCATCGGGGGCCGGTTTTTTACGGCAGATACTTTGGTTGCAGAAATTATGCAAATTGAGCATAATTCTAAGCGTGATAAGTAG